Proteins encoded by one window of Primulina huaijiensis isolate GDHJ02 chromosome 1, ASM1229523v2, whole genome shotgun sequence:
- the LOC140970621 gene encoding uncharacterized protein, whose product MGNCWSSALVAAVAVAVAALVMAAKPRDPTFNLISIKLTSFKLKFPVLDAEAILTVEVTNPNVVPINYSDTTMSIFYDGNLLGSAPIDAGSQPARSSQQLHLPARLSGLKLAKHGKTFMSDVGKREMVLDSTVDICGAAKVLWWDHKFKVHVDSHVIVDPVFLDVIDQDNKSQLDVFFGS is encoded by the coding sequence ATGGGCAACTGCTGGAGCTCCGCCCTAGTGGCTGCCGTCGCCGTGGCAGTGGCTGCGCTGGTAATGGCTGCGAAGCCTCGTGACCCCACTTTCAACCTCATCTCCATCAAGCTAACCTCCTTCAAGCTCAAGTTCCCGGTCCTGGACGCCGAGGCGATTCTCACCGTTGAAGTCACCAATCCCAACGTCGTACCCATCAACTACTCCGACACCACCATGTCCATATTCTACGACGGTAACCTCCTCGGCTCGGCTCCCATCGACGCCGGCTCGCAGCCGGCTCGCTCCAGCCAGCAGCTCCACCTCCCGGCTCGGCTGAGCGGGCTCAAGCTGGCCAAACACGGTAAGACATTCATGTCCGATGTGGGTAAGCGGGAGATGGTTCTGGACTCGACGGTGGACATATGCGGAGCGGCGAAGGTGCTGTGGTGGGACCACAAGTTCAAGGTGCACGTGGACAGTCACGTGATCGTTGATCCTGTGTTTCTTGATGTAATCGACCAGGATAACAAATCCCAGTTAGATGTCTTTTTTGGGTCTTAA
- the LOC140990600 gene encoding uncharacterized protein, whose protein sequence is MAKEKKFCWGSALVGATAAAVAALAMTAKPRDPTFHLISIDLTSFKLNFPVLDAETILTIHVTNPNVVSIKYSDTTMSIFYAGSLLGSAPIQAGSQPPRSCQLLRLPARLSGLQLAQHGKKFLLDVGQREMVLDSTVDIKGAAKVMWWNHKFKVHVDSHVIVDPVFLDVIDQENKSQLEIFVKS, encoded by the coding sequence ATGGCCAAAGAGAAGAAGTTCTGCTGGGGCTCCGCACTGGTGGGGGCGACTGCCGCCGCCGTCGCCGCGCTGGCAATGACGGCGAAGCCTCGCGACCCCACTTTCCACCTCATCTCCATCGATCTCACCTCCTTCAAGCTCAATTTCCCAGTCCTCGACGCCGAGACCATCCTCACCATTCACGTCACCAACCCCAACGTCGTCTCCATCAAATACTCCGACACCACCATGTCCATATTCTACGCCGGCTCCCTCCTCGGCTCGGCTCCCATCCAGGCCGGCTCGCAGCCGCCTCGCTCCTGCCAGCTGCTCCGCCTCCCAGCTCGTCTGAGCGGCCTCCAGCTGGCTCAACACGGCAAGAAGTTCCTACTCGACGTGGGTCAACGGGAGATGGTGCTGGACTCCACGGTGGACATTAAAGGCGCCGCGAAGGTGATGTGGTGGAACCACAAGTTCAAGGTGCACGTGGACAGTCACGTGATCGTTGATCCTGTGTTTCTTGATGTCATAGATCAGGAAAACAAATCACAGCTAGAGATCTTTGTGAAATCGTGA